CAACAGCATGGGATGGCCGGGGCGTACCTTCACGCCGTCGACGAGGAGTTCGGCGTCGATGCGGCGCAGGACGGGGTGCACATGGTCGACGGGGCCCGCGGCGGTGCCTCCGGTGGTGACGATCAGGTCGGCGCCCGAGCCGGTGACCGCCTTGTGCAGGGCCTTCGCGTCGTCGCCGAGCCTGCGCACGGCGATGACGTCGGCGCCGAGCGCCCGCAGCCACGGGGGCAGCATCGGGCCGAGCGCGTCCCGGATGAGTCCGTCGCGCGGGCGTCCCTCGGCGAGCAGTTCGTCGCCGAGGACGAACACCTCGACCCGGGGCCGGGGGACGGCGGTCAGCGTGTCGTATCCGGCGGCAGCCGCGAGACCGAGCACGGCCGGCGTCACCACCGCTCCGGCGAGCAGCAGCTGGTCCCCGCTGCGGCACTCCTGGCCCCGCGGCCGGATGTCCTGGCCGTGCTGCATCTCGCGAGTGGGGTGCAGCCGGCCGTTGTCGTCGGTGCGCCCGTGCTCGCTGCGCAGCACCGCGGTGGTGTCCGGGGGGATGCGGGCTCCGGTGGCGATCCGGACGGCCTCGCCGTCGGCGAGGGGCGCGGGGGCCGTGCTGCCGGCCAGCACACCCTCGTCCCGGACATGCCAGGGGCCCGGGCCGGCGACGGCCCAGCCGTCCATCGCCGAGGTGTCGAACGAGGGCAGGTCGGTGAGGGCGGTCAGCGGGGCGGCGAGGACGAGACCGAGGGCGTCGCCGAGAGTCACGGAGACGGGGGTCCGGCGGGCTGCGAGGGGCCGTGCCGCCCGGGCGGCGACCGTGCGGGCCTCGGGCCAGGGGGTCGCCCGGTGGTGGTGCTCCTGTGCGGGGGTCCGACGACCTGTCTCCGGGGTGCGCGACGGCGGGGCGCCCTCGCTCGCACGCCGTCCCGGACGGTGGTCACCGGTCGGGCGGGCGGGGCTGTTGCCGTCCTTCACGAGGGCGAGCGCCTCCTCGACGTCGAGGTCCTCGGCGTCGAGACCCTGTCCCGTGCCGCCGGGGGTCATCCGGCGTCCGGTCCGGAGCGGGTGGGCTCCGCGCCCGCGGTGTCGGTGCCGGCGGGTTCGGCGCCGGTGGTGTCCCCGCCGACGGGTTCCGTGCCGGTGGGTACGGTGCCGGTCGGTTCCGTGCCGGTGGGTTCGACGGCTCGGTCCTGCTCGGTCTGCGCCTCCTGGGCCCAGCGCAGCGCGAGGGCGGTGGCCTTGCGGGCGGCCTCGGCGACGGCCTCGGGGCCTCCCTGGGCCCGCGCGGCCGCGTAGCCGACCAGGAAGGTGGTCAGCGGGGCCGCGGGCCGAGCCACCCCGTGGGCGGCGTCCCGCGCGAGGTCGAGCAGGGCGCCGGTGTCGACGTCGAGGTCGATGCCCAGTTCGTCCTTGACTGCGGAGATCCATTCATCCAACACGTGGTCATGCTCCCTGATCCGTGCCCTGGCGGAGGCGATGTCGTCCCAGGTGTCGCAGTCGAACGAAGCGACGGGGTCGGGGACGCGGGTGAGTTCGAGTCCGGCGGTCAGCCGGCGCAGGGGCAGCCCGGCGAGACCGCCCCGGTCCGCGGTGAGCACCGCCAGTTCGCGGCGCAGGGCCGCCGTACGGTACGCGGCGACGAGCGGCTGGTCGCGGCCTTCGCCGTCGGTGAGCAGCACGCCCTCGCCCGTTCCGGCGCGCAGGACGCCCAGCAGCCGCCGCACGGTGTCCGCGGTGAGGAACGGCAGATCGGCGGAGAGGACGAGGACGTCGTCCGCCGCGGTGTGACGCAGACCGGCGTCGAGCGCGGCGACGGGACCCGCCCCGGGCGGGTCCTCGCGCGCCCAGCGCACCGGCCGGTCGGTGGGGCGGTGGGCGGCGACGACGACGGTGGCGCGCGCGTCGACGCAGGCCGCGAGCACCCGGTCCAGCAGCGCGCGCCCACCCACCCGCACACCCGGTTTGTCGGCGCCGCCCAGCCTGCGGGCGCCGCCGCCGGCCAGCACGACGGCGTCGTAGACGGCGGACTCGTTCGAGGTCACCCCACGAGTATGCGGTCCGCCCGGGGCAGCCGGTCCCCCTGGATCACGGGGAGCGCACGGGCCCGTCCGGGCTCACAGCGTGCGCAGCAGCACCGCCGGCTGCTCCACGCAGTCCGCCACGTGGCGCAGGAAACCGCCGGCCGTGCCTCCGTCGCACACCCGGTGGTCGAAGGTGAGCGAGAGCTGGACGACCTGCCGCACGGCCAGTTCGCCCTCGTGCACCCATGGCTTGGGCACGATGCGGCCGACGCCGAGCATGGCCGCCTCGGGGTGGTTCACGATCGGCGTGGATCCGTCGACACCGAACACGCCGTAGTTGTTCAGCGTGAACGTGCCGCCGGTCAGATCGGCCGGGGTGAGGCGTCCGGCACGGCCGGCCTCGGTGAGCCGGGCGAACTCCGCGGTGAGGCCCTCGGCGTCTCTGGCGTGCGCGTCGCGGACGACCGGGACGACGAGTCCGCGCTCGGTCTGCGCGGCGAATCCGAGGTGGACGTGGTCGAACCGGACGATCTCGCGGGCCGCCGTGTCGACGCTGGAGTTGAGCTCGGGGAACCGGGCCAGGGCCGCGGTGCAGATCCGGGCGAGCAGCGCGAGGAGCGAGATCTTCGGTCCGCCGGCCGCGTTCATGGCGGCGCGGGCGCGCATCAGCTCCGTCGCGTCGGCGTCCACCCAGCAGGTGGCGTCGGGGATCTCCCGCCGGCTGCGGGAGAGCTTGTCGGCGACGGCGCCCCGGACGCCCTTGAGGGGGATACGAAGGCCGTCGGCGGAGGTGCCCGGCGCGGGCGTCACGTCGGCGTCCGGCAGGGACCGCGCGGACTGGGAGCCGACCGGCGCGGCAGGAGCACGCAGGGCGTTCTCCACATCGGCTCGCAGGATCAGCCCCTCGGGTCCGGAGCCGGTGAGCTGCCGCAGATCCAGGCCGTTCTCCCGCGCCAGGCGACGCACCAGCGGAGAGATCACAGGGACGGGACCGTCGGGCGCCGGGTGCGGGGCGCGGACGGCACCGGCCTCGACCGGCACCGCCACGGGAGCCGGAGCGGCGCCGGACGGGGCAAGCGGCGCCGCCGCCGGAGCCGTCGCGGCCTCGGAGGGGGAGTGCGTCGTCGCCGGAGCGACGCCAGGCCTCGTCATCGGAGCGGCGGCCGGCGGCGTCGGCCGCACCCGCCTGCGCCGTGCCGGGGCCTCGGACGTGCCGTACCCCACCAGCACGTTGCCCGAGCCCTCGGCCGCGCCGGCCGGTCCACCCCGTCC
The window above is part of the Streptomyces sp. NBC_00425 genome. Proteins encoded here:
- a CDS encoding molybdopterin molybdotransferase MoeA; the encoded protein is MTPGGTGQGLDAEDLDVEEALALVKDGNSPARPTGDHRPGRRASEGAPPSRTPETGRRTPAQEHHHRATPWPEARTVAARAARPLAARRTPVSVTLGDALGLVLAAPLTALTDLPSFDTSAMDGWAVAGPGPWHVRDEGVLAGSTAPAPLADGEAVRIATGARIPPDTTAVLRSEHGRTDDNGRLHPTREMQHGQDIRPRGQECRSGDQLLLAGAVVTPAVLGLAAAAGYDTLTAVPRPRVEVFVLGDELLAEGRPRDGLIRDALGPMLPPWLRALGADVIAVRRLGDDAKALHKAVTGSGADLIVTTGGTAAGPVDHVHPVLRRIDAELLVDGVKVRPGHPMLLARTKDDQHLVGLPGNPLAAVSGLLTLAEPLVRTLAARPAPEPYALPLRDTVHGHPYDTRLVPVSLRGDHAVALHYNGPAMLRGIAAADALAVVPPGGARAGQEAELLDLPWATAGVGACFT
- a CDS encoding NTP transferase domain-containing protein yields the protein MTSNESAVYDAVVLAGGGARRLGGADKPGVRVGGRALLDRVLAACVDARATVVVAAHRPTDRPVRWAREDPPGAGPVAALDAGLRHTAADDVLVLSADLPFLTADTVRRLLGVLRAGTGEGVLLTDGEGRDQPLVAAYRTAALRRELAVLTADRGGLAGLPLRRLTAGLELTRVPDPVASFDCDTWDDIASARARIREHDHVLDEWISAVKDELGIDLDVDTGALLDLARDAAHGVARPAAPLTTFLVGYAAARAQGGPEAVAEAARKATALALRWAQEAQTEQDRAVEPTGTEPTGTVPTGTEPVGGDTTGAEPAGTDTAGAEPTRSGPDAG
- a CDS encoding dihydrolipoamide acetyltransferase family protein, with protein sequence MAQVLEFKLPDLGEGLTEAEIVRWLVQVGDVVAVDQPVVEVETAKAMVEVPCPYGGVVTARFGEEGTELPVGAPLITVAVGAPASGDALGPADPPGRGGPAGAAEGSGNVLVGYGTSEAPARRRRVRPTPPAAAPMTRPGVAPATTHSPSEAATAPAAAPLAPSGAAPAPVAVPVEAGAVRAPHPAPDGPVPVISPLVRRLARENGLDLRQLTGSGPEGLILRADVENALRAPAAPVGSQSARSLPDADVTPAPGTSADGLRIPLKGVRGAVADKLSRSRREIPDATCWVDADATELMRARAAMNAAGGPKISLLALLARICTAALARFPELNSSVDTAAREIVRFDHVHLGFAAQTERGLVVPVVRDAHARDAEGLTAEFARLTEAGRAGRLTPADLTGGTFTLNNYGVFGVDGSTPIVNHPEAAMLGVGRIVPKPWVHEGELAVRQVVQLSLTFDHRVCDGGTAGGFLRHVADCVEQPAVLLRTL